A genomic stretch from Clavelina lepadiformis chromosome 5, kaClaLepa1.1, whole genome shotgun sequence includes:
- the LOC143461218 gene encoding splicing factor Cactin-like, producing the protein MGRKSEIKYDESYSGKSHKKKKSKHKDEKSKQKKHRHRSSSFDRSSSDDENHKSRLEKERARILLEKQQQKEIMKALETPEEKRRRRLAKKEEKERKKREKMGWDQEYMGYTNTDNPFGDGKLLDTFVWHKKLEKEGLQDLAASQKKDLIRRKQDSNKIELEKVKQQRLERERERQLRDEEVELMQREKEAEHFKAWEDQEDKFHLEQAKLRSRIRIQDGRAKPIDLLAKYASSAEDGAEDLSGVEMHEPYTYLNGLTMTDLEDLLEDIKVYMELEQGKNVEFWKDMTVVTEDELQTLKKIMAEGDGSTTRDTRREGINKAVNSDVAALFRSKTHTQLLALKNSISAKIETGGSSLDVGYWESLLSQLKAYLAKARLRDRHQQLLKSKLYSLKLEQLGEEASSSQPSFPVLPQDKDNIGSSSNATPSVKQEQVDEDLTEGDEATVENNEAAQSELTEEDLQEKLMNEYVEGSYSPRLLHGKDLPPDAVIIDAEEDALTVEGKRKLLTRTGDAGTGQEDAFVRIAQEGMDKQEEATFAVEAPIAQQVFLWADKYRPRKPRFFNRVHTGFEWNKYNQTHYDFDNPPPKVVQGYKFNIFYPDLINRSEPPTYSITPDGDSTDFAILKFSAGPPYQDLAFKIVNREWEYSHKHGFRCQFINSIFQLWFHFKRYRYRR; encoded by the exons ATgggaagaaaaagtgaaataaaatatgatgAAAGTTACAGTGGAAAGTCGCacaagaagaaaaaatcaaaacacaaAGATGAAAagtcaaaacaaaagaaacataGACACAGATCATCGTCTTTTGATAG ATCAAGTAGTGATGATGAAAATCATAAATCTCGTCTTGAAAAGGAAAGGGCTCGAATTTTGTtagaaaaacagcaacaaaagGAAATAATGAAA GCACTTGAAACTCCAGAGGAGAAGCGTAGGAGGCGTCTTGccaaaaaagaagaaaaagaacgAAAGAAGAGAGAAAAAATGGGTTGGGATCAAGAATATATGGG GTATACAAATACTGATAATCCATTTGGCGATGGCAAACTGTTGGACACATTTGTCTGGCACAAAAAGCTAGAAAAGGAAGGTCTGCAAGATTTAGCTGCAAGTCAAAAAAAGGATCTCATACGACGGAAACaagattcaaataaaattgaattgGAAAAG GTGAAACAGCAGCGATTGGAACGAGAACGAGAGCGTCAACTACGGGACGAGGAAGTAGAATTAATGCAGAGAGAAAAGGAAGCAGAACATTTCAAG gCTTGGGAGGACCAAGAAGATAAATTTCACCTGGAACAAGCAAAGCTGAGATCTCGTATTCGTATTCAAGATGGACGTGCCAAGCCGATTGATTTGTTGGCAAAATATGCCAGTAGTGCTGAGGATGGGGCAGAAGATTTGTCTGGTGTTGAAATGCATGAGCCTTACACCTATCTTAATGGCTTGACAATGACAGATTTGGAGGATTTGCTCGAAGATATTAAGGTTTATATGGAACTTgaacaag GCAAGAATGTTGAATTTTGGAAAGACATGACTGTAGTTACTGAGGACGAACTGCAAACATTGAAAAAGATTATGGCAGAAGGCGAT GGTTCTACGACAAGAGACACTCGTCGTGAGGGGATTAATAAAGCCGTGAATTCTGATGTGGCAGCACTTTTTCGTAGCAAGACTCACACTCAGTTGCTTGCACTGAAAAATAGCATAAGTGCCAAAATTGAGACAG GTGGCTCCAGTTTAGATGTCGGTTATTGGGAATCGTTGCTTTCTCAACTAAAAGCATATTTGGCAAAAGCAAGATTACGTGATCGACACCAACAGCTGCTGAAAAGCAAACTTTACTCTCTGAAGCTGGAACAGCTTGGAGAAGAGGCTTCATCTTCCCAACCTTCGTTTCCAGTTTTACCACAG gACAAGGATAATATTGGATCGAGCTCTAATGCAACCCCATCTGTAAAACAAGAACAAGTAGATGAGGATTTGACCGAAGGAGATGAAGCAACTGTTGAAAACAATGAAGCCGCACAGAGCGAATTGACTGAAGAAGACttacaagaaaaattaatGAACGAATATGTAGAAG GTAGCTACAGCCCTCGCTTATTGCACGGCAAAGATCTGCCGCCGGATGCAGTAATAATTGATGCAGAAGAGGACGCTCTCACAGTAGAAGGAAAACGCAAATTATTGACTAGAACAGGCGATGCAGGTACTGGGCAGGAAGACGCTTTCGTGCGCATTGCACAAGAGGGTATGGACAAGCAAGAGGAAGCAACATTTGCCGTTGAAGCGCCGATTGCCCAGCAG GTTTTCCTGTGGGCCGACAAATACAGGCCGCGTAAACCGCGATTCTTTAATCGAGTCCACACCGGGTTTGAGTGGAATAAGTACAACCAGACTCATTACGACTTTGATAACCCTCCACCTAAAGTGGTTCAGGGTTACAagttcaacattttttatccTGACTTGATCAACCGAAGTGAACCCCCAACGTACTCTATTACACCAGACGGAGACAGCACAGACTTTGCT ATACTGAAGTTTTCGGCCGGACCTCCTTATCAAGATCTTGCTTTTAAAATCGTCAATCGAGAATGGGAATACTCGCACAAGCACGGTTTTCGCTGCCAGTTTATAAACAGCATTTTTCAGCTCTGGTTTCATTTTAAGAGATACAGGTACAGGCGATGA
- the LOC143461220 gene encoding GTP:AMP phosphotransferase AK3, mitochondrial-like isoform X2 — MQLLWVHQGQVKGRYHHVLFGILICATSQVEICSEQRLPASQNTHITNVLYVACGIEAEKYITTGKLAPDTLMVDLILSQLQKLPSGTNWLLDGFPRSLGQAESLSEKEKVDFVINLDVPFDTICERLSGRWTHLPSGRVYNVGFNPPKVAGIDDITGEPLVQREDDKIETVHKRLQTYQTQTLPLLEFYRKRNILHSYSGTKTDEIWPNVKAFLETILVDPKQRRHA, encoded by the exons TTCGGGATTTTGATATGCGCCACCTCTCAAGTGGAGATTTGCTCAGAGCAGAGATTGCCAGCAAGTCAG AATACACACATAACAAACGTGCTCTATGTAGCATGTGGCATAGAAGCAGAGAAATACATAACAACTGGAAAACTTGCGCCAGATACTTTGATGGTTGACCTGATACTGTCACAGCTGCAAAAACTTCCTTCTGGAACAAATTGGCTGCTTGATG GATTTCCCAGAAGCCTTGGTCAAGCTGAATCTCTATCAGAAAAGGAGAAAGTAGATTTTGTAATCAACTTAGATGTACCTTTTGACACTATCTGTGAACGCCTCAGTGGTAGATGGACACATTTACCAAGTGGAAGGGTTTATAATGTTGGATTTAACCCCCCAAAAGTTGCT GGCATTGATGATATTACTGGAGAACCACTTGTCCAAAGAGAAGatgataaaattgaaacagtTCACAAACGACTGCAAACCTATCAAACTCAGACCCTGCCATTACTTGAATTTTATCG aaaaagaaacattttacattCCTACAGTGGAACCAAAACAGATGAAATCTGGCCCAATGTGAAGGCATTTCTTGAAACTATCTTGGTTGATCCAAAGCAAAGGAGACATGCTTAA